CATAAAGGGGCTGTAAAAATTGAAAGATGTTATATTAGTTACAGGTGGATTAGGATTTATAGGCAAAAAATTAGTTGAAAAATTAAAACTAGAATATAAGGATTATACAATAGTTGTTTTAGACCAATATATTAGAGATTATGATGATTATATAAGGTCAGATATTACTGATTTTGGAGAAATTTATACTAATGTAAAAAGAATAAATGGAAATATAAAATATATAATTCATGCTGCCAGTGAAGTTGGTAGAATAAATGGTGAAGAGCATCCTTGGAAAATGATTGACTCTGCAGTAAAAGGAACATTGAACTTAATAAATATTGCATTAGAATATGATGCTAAATTAGTATATTTTAGTACTTCAGAAGTTTACGGAGATATTTTTGATGATAAAGAAGTTATAGAAAAAGATATGTTAAATGTAAGTCCTTTAACCTTAAATAATGTTTATGCTATAAGTAAGCTCTTTGGAGAAAGTTTAGTTAGACATTATGTTAAAAATTATGGATTAAAAGCTGTTAGTATAAGACCATTTATGGTATATGGACCAGGAGTATACTCTTCAAAATATAAATCTGCATTAGATATTTTCATATGGAATATTTTAAATGAAAAAGAAATTAATGTTGATAAAGATTGTGTTCGCTCTTGGTGTCATATAAATGATTTTATAGAAGGAATACTATTAATAGTGAGAAAGCATGATTTTGATAGGAATGAATATCAGGCGTATAATATAGGAAATAACAAGGAATATAAGACTATAGAAGAAAGTGCAAAATTCATTACCAAAGAACTGCACGCAGATCCTAATCTAATAAAGAGACAAAAATTTAATGGCAAATTTAAATCTCAAAGCAAATATTTTAATACAGATAAACTAGAAAACTTAGGCTTTATTCCAAAAGTAAGTATTGAAGAAGGTATACAAGAAATGATTAGCTGGTATAAAAAAGTTAAAAAAGAGAGTATAAAATGATAGCAGTTTTAGGTGCTAGTGGATTTATAGGACAAAATATTCAAAACACTTTAAGTAAATATTATAAAGAAGAATGTAAAAATGTATTAATGATATACTTTAATAATTCAAATAATATATTTAATAAATTTAATAAAATAAGCTTTGAAAATTTTATTAAAGATGAAAAACTCATGAGTAAAATTGATACCTTAATAATTACCTGTGGAAATAGCAACACCAACATTGATACAGAAAATGTCTATGAATTTATAAAAAAAGATACAAATTATATTTTTAAAATGAAAGATAAAATCAATTGTAATATTATATTTTTATCTAGTGCAGCTGTATATGACGGAAACTATGGCTGCGCTAAAGAAGACGAAAAAATATATCCTCATAGTATATATGGAATATGTAAATACAATTCTGAAATGGCTATAAAATATATAATGAAAGATATAAAAGATAAAAAATTAATTATATATAGACTTACCTATTGCTATGGAAGATTTGAAAGAAATAATCGATTAATGTCCTTGATTGACAAGTGTATCAAAGAAAATAAAATTTTAAAAGTTAGTGGATATAATAATTATTTTAATCTATTATCTGCTGAATTTATATCTAAAGTTATGATTAAGTCAGCTAAATATATTAATATTTTTCCAAAAGAAGAAATTATCAATTTAACATCATTAAATAAAATAAAATTGAGAGAAGTATTAGATATCATTACTAATAAAAAAAATTTAAAATATGAGTTAGCATTGGAAGAACCTATTATTAAATACTTCCCTTCTATCCATAAACTAGAATACTATCTAAAAAAATTAGAAATACCAGAAGAAAATCTTGAAAAGAAAATAATAGATTATTTTTCTTAATTATAAAAATTGGGTTTAAACTTTAAATTATTTTTAATAGTTTAGATCCTTTTTTATTAAAATAATTTTATTGTAGCATTTGCCACAAAAATTGCATAGTATATATTGAAGCTTTTATAGGCTTCATTTTTTATGGAGGAAGTGATTTTTTATATGGCTAATAGTATTGTTTTCTCGAATTCAGCTGAAGAATTAAAAACCTCCGTCTTCGGGTATGACGGTAGTAATTATTTGCCTCTTAAAGTAAATGAATATGGTGAACTAGATATTAATGTAGGAACCATAGATACAATAGATTCTATTACTAATGGTACTATTGACGTAACTCAATTAAATTCTATTACCAATGGTACAGTTGACGTAACTCAAGTTAGTTCATTGACAAACGGGACTATTTCAAAGGTTGACTCCATTACTAATGGTACTATTGACGTAACTAAATTAAATTCTATTACTAACGGTACTGTGAATGTTACCCAAATTAGTTCATTGACAAATGGGACTATTGCTAAAGTTAGTTCCATCACGAACGGTACGGTTGATGTAACTCAACTAAACTCATTGACAAGTGGTACTATTGCTAAAATTAATTCCATTACTAATGGTACTATTGACGTAACTCAATTAAATTCTATTACCAATGGTACAGTTGACGTAACTCAAGTTAGCTCATTGACAAACGGGACTATTTCAAAAGTTGACTCCATTACTAATGGTACTATTGACGTAACTCAATTAAATTCTATTACTAACGGTACTGTGAATGTTACCCAAATTAGTTCATTGACAAATGGAACTATTACTAAAGTTAGCTCCATCACTAACGGTACTGTGGATGTAACTCAACTAAGTTCATTAACTAGTGGAACTATTGCTAAAATTAGTTCCATCACTAATGGTACAGTTGACGTAACTCAAGTTAGTTCATTAACAAACGGGACTATTTCAAAGGTTGACTCCATTACTAATGGTACTATTCATGTAACTCAATTAAATTCTATTACTAACGGTACGGTGGATGTTACCCAAATTAGTTCATTGACAAATGGTACTATTTCAAAGGTTGACTCTATTACTAATGGTACTATTGATGTAACTCAATTAAATTCTATTACTAATGGTACTGTGGATGTTACCCAAATTAGTTCATTGACAAATGGAACTATTGCTAAAATTAGTTCCATCACTAACGGTACCGTTGATGTAACTCAACTAAGTTCACTGACAAGTGGTACTATTTCTAAAATAAGTTCTATCACTAATGGCTCAATAAATGTAAACATCACTGACAGATATTTTAATGAAACTTCTGAAACAGTTTCTTCTATATCATTGGCTACACCACAATATAGTTCTCCAGTGGACACTTCAAAAATGCAGGATATTACCTGGTATGTTAAAAAAGTCTCTGGTGGAGTTCTACCAGTAACAATTAAAGTAGCAGTATGTCCAGAAGAAAACGGAACCTATGTTCTAGTTGGTGAAACAGCTACTCTATTATCAAATGGAAGTGCAAAAGTTTTAAGTAGTTCTTATTATATGCACTATACAAAAGTTTACCTTACAACCACTTCAGTTACAGATCAAAGTGTACAAGTCTTCTTTAACGGTAGGTATTAATGAATTAGCTAAGAAGTACTACTTAGTACTTCTTGGTTCCTTTAAAATAGAGGTGATAATATATAATGGGTCATGATATAAGTTTATGTATGATTGTTAAAAATGAAGAAGAAAATTTAGAAAGATGTTTAAAAAGTGTACAGGATTTAGTAGACGAAATAATAGTAGTAGATACTGGTTCTACAGATAGAACTGTAGAAATCGCAGAAAAATATGGTGCAAAAATTTATTATTTTGAGTGGTGCAATGATTTTAGCGCTGCTAGAAATGAATCTTTAAAATATGCCTCAAAAGATTGGATCCTCATAATGGATGGTGATGATGAGTTCTGCAGTGAGGATAAAGAAAAATTTAAAAGTCTTATAGAAAAAAATTTGAATGAAGATGCAATCTACTTCTTTGAAACATTGAATTATTCTGGATATAGTGTAACCACTACAGATATAACCATAAACCTAAACCCACGACTATTTAAAAACAATTATGGATTTCATTATGAGGGTGAGGTTCATAACCAATTAGTTAATTATGAAAAAAATGTAAAAGGTAAAACCTATGATATAAGAATATATCACTATGGTTATTTGAATAAAAATATTGTATCTAAAGATAAAAGGAATAGAAATATTACCCTTTTAAAAGAACAAATAAAAAAAGGTGAAGATACTAAATTTGCATATTTTAATTTAGGTAATGAATATTTTGCTTTAAATGATAAAAAATCAGCTTTAGATAATTATTATAAATCCTATAATAATTTTGATCCAAGCACAGGATATGCTTCAAGATTAATAGAGAGAATAGTTATATCAAACTACTCTTTAAAAAATTATGATAAAGCACTAGAATTCATTGAAATAGGAACTAGATATTATCCTGAATTTACTGATTTGTACTATTTAAAAGGACTTATATTTAAAGACAAAAATAGCCCCCTTATAGCAATAAAAGCATTTGAAAAATGTATAGAAATTGGAGAACCACCCTCAGTTTTAAAATCCATTTATGGAGTAGGTGGATTTAGAGCTAACTATGAACTATCAAAAATTTATATGGATCTAAAAGATTATGATACTGCCTATAAATACTCTGTTGACACTATTAAATCAAAACCAGATTTTTTAGTTCCCCTTTATAATATATGTCATATATTAAAAGAAAAAAATTTTAATATAGAAGACATGAAAAAAATCTTAGAAAATTTCTTTACTGATTTTCCAAGAGAATATCCTATAATTGCAGATTTATTTTATATGGAAGGATACTATGATACAGCATTAGAATATATAAACAAAAGTGAAAAAGCTGGAACCCTTTCAGACGATTTAAAGATATTTAAAGTCAAATCTTTACTATATTCATGCAAGATTAATGAATGCATAGAATATATTGACACTATAAAAGAAAAAAATTTATACTACTTTCAAATAATGATGTACAAAGCTTTATGTTTTATTATAAAAGATAAATATGATTTAGCTATTGTTTCAATAAATCAGTTTAATAAAAGTAATTTATCTGAATGCAACAAAACTACTTTAAAGGTATATAAAGAAATGATGAATTT
Above is a window of Clostridium sporogenes DNA encoding:
- a CDS encoding NAD(P)-dependent oxidoreductase; its protein translation is MKDVILVTGGLGFIGKKLVEKLKLEYKDYTIVVLDQYIRDYDDYIRSDITDFGEIYTNVKRINGNIKYIIHAASEVGRINGEEHPWKMIDSAVKGTLNLINIALEYDAKLVYFSTSEVYGDIFDDKEVIEKDMLNVSPLTLNNVYAISKLFGESLVRHYVKNYGLKAVSIRPFMVYGPGVYSSKYKSALDIFIWNILNEKEINVDKDCVRSWCHINDFIEGILLIVRKHDFDRNEYQAYNIGNNKEYKTIEESAKFITKELHADPNLIKRQKFNGKFKSQSKYFNTDKLENLGFIPKVSIEEGIQEMISWYKKVKKESIK
- a CDS encoding NAD-dependent epimerase/dehydratase family protein, translated to MIAVLGASGFIGQNIQNTLSKYYKEECKNVLMIYFNNSNNIFNKFNKISFENFIKDEKLMSKIDTLIITCGNSNTNIDTENVYEFIKKDTNYIFKMKDKINCNIIFLSSAAVYDGNYGCAKEDEKIYPHSIYGICKYNSEMAIKYIMKDIKDKKLIIYRLTYCYGRFERNNRLMSLIDKCIKENKILKVSGYNNYFNLLSAEFISKVMIKSAKYINIFPKEEIINLTSLNKIKLREVLDIITNKKNLKYELALEEPIIKYFPSIHKLEYYLKKLEIPEENLEKKIIDYFS
- a CDS encoding glycosyltransferase, whose amino-acid sequence is MGHDISLCMIVKNEEENLERCLKSVQDLVDEIIVVDTGSTDRTVEIAEKYGAKIYYFEWCNDFSAARNESLKYASKDWILIMDGDDEFCSEDKEKFKSLIEKNLNEDAIYFFETLNYSGYSVTTTDITINLNPRLFKNNYGFHYEGEVHNQLVNYEKNVKGKTYDIRIYHYGYLNKNIVSKDKRNRNITLLKEQIKKGEDTKFAYFNLGNEYFALNDKKSALDNYYKSYNNFDPSTGYASRLIERIVISNYSLKNYDKALEFIEIGTRYYPEFTDLYYLKGLIFKDKNSPLIAIKAFEKCIEIGEPPSVLKSIYGVGGFRANYELSKIYMDLKDYDTAYKYSVDTIKSKPDFLVPLYNICHILKEKNFNIEDMKKILENFFTDFPREYPIIADLFYMEGYYDTALEYINKSEKAGTLSDDLKIFKVKSLLYSCKINECIEYIDTIKEKNLYYFQIMMYKALCFIIKDKYDLAIVSINQFNKSNLSECNKTTLKVYKEMMNLFTNKNNNVLSDDKTMLDFTPIILQICEFMLINKEFNKFEKTLNLLNLISDQSVLLNLGKLYFKYGYEEMAKKEIIRSIQMFEVIDKEGLNILESLL